The sequence below is a genomic window from Uranotaenia lowii strain MFRU-FL chromosome 2, ASM2978415v1, whole genome shotgun sequence.
gaactttttcacaggaATCTACAACAAACATTACAATCTCTTAAAGAACTAATTGACAACATAGAACAGTAGAAAACTTacagaaaattgtgtttcttcATCTGGAGGATCGATAACAATTAAATTCACATACAATAATTGGACACTTTTTAccattaaaaacgctaaaagatattaaaatgaaaacttagaTGAAAAGGCttacttaaatatttataaaatgaaaattactgcCTAGAGCAAACTCCAAACACgaaagaaaatctcaaaaaaaaactcagcaaACAAACACTCCGATCACTAGCTGGTTGCACTACCAAATGATGTTGTTGATGTAGCAGTACCGGTCTGTTTGGGTATGTTTTTCTTCGGTCTATTTCCTTTCTTGATAGTGTTGAGGATCCCGGAATATGTAGAGCTCAGATGGTCAACATCGGATCTCTTATTCACTGTTGCATCTGTGTTGATGATGTGACAAACTTCCAGTATGGGCAATGCAGACTCCCGACGGCTTTCATCCAGAATGGCAGTACCTTTTAAATTGAAGCGATGTTCTGTCTCTATGCAATGTTGTAATAGAGCCGTTTTCCCTTTGAGTTCAGAAATTTCGTGTTGTTTCCTTGGGCTATTGTTGATGGCATATTCAGTCAGTAGCTGattcaatttgttgatattaCTTGCATGGCCTCCTATGCGTGTTTTCAACGTGTTGGTGCTATATCCAACATATTTCGCTGGGCAATCGTTGCACGAAATGCAGTAAACAACGTTATTTTTCATATCTGGCGGAATTGGGTCTTTGGTTCTACTGAAAAGTTGGCTTGTAGTTTTTTCATAACGAGCAGCTAATTTTATGTtgggaaaatcatttttcaaaacattttgtagCTTATTCGTCAATCCGCTGACAAATGGAATTGATCTGTATCGTACAGTTTCGGGTGGAGAGGGAGAAACAATTTGCGTTGAATTATTTCTTGCTATTGTGTTCCTGATTCTGTGGCGAAGTGAAACTGGGTAGTGATTTATTTTTAGGTGTTCATCAATGATTCGATCAATTTCTTCTCCGGTGAGATTGGTGCTGAATTTCTGTACTCTTCGGATGAAATTATTGACCATGTTGATTTTCATGTGTAACGGGTGGTAAGAATAATAATCCATGAACCGCCCCGATGCCATAGCTTTACTGTACCATTCAGTTTTGATAGTTTGGTCGTTTTGGCGAACTAGTGTTAGGTCCAGAAAGGGTATTCGGTTGTTCTGTTCGATCTCATgtgtaaattgaatattttcgtcataagagttaaaaatattcaaaacatcgATGACTTTGTTTTCTGGTAACGCTAAAAGCAGATCGTCaacatactttttcaaaattggtaaCGGGGTGGGAGAGTGTTGAACAACGAAGTCAAGGAGAGATTCTGTAACTAATTCAGCTACTGCTGGTGACATACAGTTACCCATAGCGGTGCCGAATATTTGTTTGTAGTATTTCCCACGGAAGGAAAAATAGCTACATTCTAGACAGAACTCCACTATCTCAAGGAACAAATCAAGATTTATGTTAGTGTGTTCTTTTATATCTGCCCAACGTTGTATGACTGTGGAAGTGACTAAACTTCGTGGAATACATGTAAACAAGGAAACAACATCAAAGGAAACCAAAATGTGTTCCTCAGGTAGTGTTACTTTGTTTATATAGTCACAAAACGAAAAAGAGTCGGTGATGTTATAGGAGCTTTTGATCGATGAACTTATGATCCGGCCGATGTATTTGGAGAGCATGTACGATGGTGCACCTATATTCGGAACCACTGGTCTGAGCGGCAAATTCCTCTTGTGTACTTTCGGCAATCCATAAATCCGTGGGCATTGTGGTGATTGTGTGCGAAGTTGATGTGCTGTTTTTTTGTCGATCAGTTTCAGTTCCAATAGTCGGTTTACCAAGTTGTTGTTCTTGTCTTTATATGTTGAGGTCGGGTTGCGGCTGTGTACTGTGTATGTGTTTCGATCCGATAGTAAGTCGAGCATTTTGGTGTTGTAGTCTTTCTCATACATAACAACGGTTTGTTTACCTTTATCAGACTCCACTACTATTAGGTCCGGATGATCTTTGGCAAATTGTTTCGTCACCTTGCATGCATGAGAGAGCAAACTGGAGAGTGCTTCTTTCGGCTTGTGCTTTTGACTGTGTAAAAAGTTTTGTATGGAGTTGGCGAGATGGCATCTATTGCGGTCACGGATTAGTTTGTCTGTAGAAGTTTCGAGAACAGCTTCTAGGTCGGCTATGATATGGTAGAACGGAATTTCATTGGTGTTTGTGTACGGTAGTGCAAATTTAGGTCCTAAGCTCCAGATGAGTTCGGCTTCTTTTGGTAATGATATGGTTGTAGCGTTGTGTATGGCTTTGGGATTGAAATTCGAGAGGTTTGGTTGTTGTGTTGTTGGCATTCGGGTTGCGATGTTGGTTGGTGCTGGAGTGGGTATGATGATTTGTGAATTGTTGCGACGGCGAGTAGGATGAGTTGAAGCTGATAAAATGTTGTCGAATTTCTTTTTATTGGATGTCGTAATGAGCCTCAAATGTTTCTCTAGAAATTGTCCATTTGTCAGCGGATTGACGAATAAGctacaaaatgttttgaaaaatgattttcccaACATAAAATTAGCTGCTCGTTATGAAAAAACTACAAGCCAACTTTTCAGTAGAACCAAAGACCCAATTCCGCCAGATATGAAAAATAACGTTGTTTACTGCATTTCGTGCAACGATTGCCCAGCGAAATATGTTGGATATAGCACCAACACGTTGAAAACACGCATAGGAGGCCATGCAAGtaatatcaacaaattgaatCAGCTACTGACTGAATATGCCATCAACAATAGCCCAAGGAAACAACACGAAATTTCTGAACTCAAAGGGAAAACGGCTCTATTACAACATTGCATAGAGACAGAACATCGCTTCAATTTAAAAGGTACTGCCATTCTGGATGAAAGCCGTCGGGAGTCTGCATTGCCCATACTGGAAGTTTGTCACATCATCAACACAGATGCAACAGTGAATAAGAGATCCGATGTTGACCATCTGAGCTCTACATATTCCGGGATCCTCAACACTATCAAGAAAGGAAATAGACCGAAGAAAAACATACCCAAACAGACCGGTACTGCTACATCAACAACATCATTTGGTAGTGCAACCAGCTAGTGATCGGAGTGTTTGTttgctgagtttttttttgagattttctttcGTGTTTGGAGTTTGCTCTAGgcagtaattttcattttataaatatttaagtaaGCCTTTTCAtctaagttttcattttaatatcttttagcgtttttaatggTAAAAAGTGTCCAATTATTGTATGTGAATTTAATTGTTATCGATCCTCCAGATgaagaaacacaattttctgtAAGTTTTCTACTGTTCTATGTTGTCAATTAGTTCTTTAAGAGATTGTAATGTTTGTTGTAGATtcctgtgaaaaagttcaaataaagaacgaaacgtcggaataagaagagaaggtgttttggatccgtgaattgactgaaaaagccgaaatattttccCGTTTATACAGTTTTACCAGTCGAGAACAATTATCTAGTATGAACAGCTTTAAAGctagaaaatttattaattttagatAGGTTTTATCAATGGCTTTCAATTCACTTACAATTTAGTGCCTTAGTTTCCAATAATATAGTATAATCAAATAATCCTTCAACCGATATAATATAACGTGTTTAACAATCCATCCACATGCTTCCCGAGATTCTATCCCATATTGTTTTTATAGGTGTTGACGTTTTCCTCCTTCTTCGCCGGGCTTCCAGTGCCATGATTTGTTTAGGTTTCAATTATTAGGGCAGCCAGAGGGAATCGTGGCCGTAACATTCCCCCCAGCGTAAGACGAGGTCACAGCTTCTAGTTCGGTCTTACCATCATCAACGACGTCGATTACTGCTAGATTCCCTGCAGCTCGTCGAATACGGCCGTGATTCGTGCGCACCATTGCCTGTCTAACCTCCCCATCTTTTCCGGGGTAAACCTCTTCAATTTGGCCCCGAATCCAGCTATTGCGCCTTTTCTCGTCGGCCACGAACACTAAGTCACCTGGCTCGAGGGGTTTGGTTTTTTCAAACCACTTGGTTCGTCTGGCAATCGTCGGAAGGTACTCTTTCAACCACCGCTTCCAGAAGCTGTCAGAAATGGTTCTGGCGAGGTTCCAGCTATTGCGTAGACCTTCAAGTGGACTGACTGGTTCTTGTGAGGGCATCTTGGCACCCGTTGATGAGCCCAACAGGAAGTGGTTCGGAGTGAGAGCCTCTTGATTAGTCGAATCGAGAGGTATATACGTTAGAGGTCGACTGTTGACAATATTTTCGGCCTCTAGTATGATAGTTTCGAGAGTTTCGTCGTCGGGGACCTTAGGCGCATCATGAAAGCATTCTAGAGCCGTCTTTACCGAGCGCACAAGACGTTCCCAGACTCCGCCAGTATGCGGAGCCGCTGGAGGGTTGAAAACCCATTTAGTATTCGTGTTCGTAAAAGATTCGGCACATCGTTGATTGATGTTCTGCAATTGCTCTCGAAGTTCATTCGCTGCTCCTCGAAAATTTGTACCATTATCCGAGTATATCTCAGCAGGGGCCCCTCGTCGCGCGATAAATCTTCGAATGCACATTTTACAGGATGTTGTTGATAAACTATGAGCGACCTCCATGTGCACAGCTCGGGTGGTAAGGCACGTAAAAAGTGCGATCCATCGTTTCGCATGGGAGCGTTTTACTTTAACGAAGAGCGGGCCGAAGTAATCTAGACCCACGAAAGTAAACGGTCGCTGGAACGCGACGAGACGCGCTCTTGGAAGAGGTCCCATCTTCGGTTGAGTTGGATTTTTGTGGTACACCTTGCACCACTGGCATCGAGCTGTAACGGTGCGAATCAGTTTTCGCAATCCAGGCACGTAGAACTGCTGTCGTAGTTCGTTGAAAACGGTCTCGTGGTTACGGTGCAGATACCGACGGTGGTAGAAATCTACAAGAAGAAAAGTTAGACGATGGTTTTTTGCTAGAATAATCGGACACTTAGCTTCGATCGGCAGGTTGGGGGCAGCGCCGATACGACTGTCCATTCTAACAATTTCTTCTTCGTCGATATACGCCGACAATTTATACAGCGGACTAGCGATCGGCACCGCCCCCGCACGCTTGCCATTTCGGCACTTCTGCAACACAGTTATCTCATCTTGGAAGGTTTCCCGCTGAATGATTCGGATTAACTCCAGCTCTGCTTTCTTAAGATGCTcttgtttcaaatattcaagAGGGCTGACTTGGTCGTCTTCTTTCCGCGTACAAATTCTGAAGACATAGGCTATCGTACGATGTATGCGTTCCCATTTGCTGAACCGTGTATAATCCACTAACATTTCCTTACTCGTCTGATGATGAAAGCAGCTAGATCGTAGTTCTTCTTGCACATTTACGGCTTGCCATTTCTGATTTGGCCAAGTTGATTCGAGCTCCCACAAAAACTCAGGAGCGTGGAACCATCTACTACTTTCTTCGAAACAGGGGCCATGCCCCCATTTTGTGGCTTCATCCGCAACGTTATCACGAGATGAGACCCATCGCCATTCGTTCAAGTTCGTGGATGTGAGAATCTCTCCGATTCTACAAGCGATGTAGGAATGATATTTTCGAGCATCAGCATGTATCCAGTGAAGCACAGTTGAGGAATCGGTCCAGTAAAATCTCTGGGAGATCGATATTTGGTGGTTTTCTTGAATGTAGTTTGCCATTCGTGTTCCTAGAACAGCAGCTAGTAGTTCGAGGCGTGGAATCGAGAGTGGTTTTACTGGAGCTACCTTTGATTTAGCGCCTACCAAAGTACAGCGCGGAAAACCGCGATCGAAATAGCGAAAATAGATAACACAAGCATACGCTTCTTCGCTGGCATCAACGAAGGTGTGCATTTGTATTGGCTGACAAGTTTCAGGTGAACCTTGTCCGAAATAGGGTCGAGAGATTCGAACTTCACCAAGACGAGAAAATAAGTTGGTCCAGCGCTTCCAATTAGCAAACGTGCTATCATCGATTGGTTCATCCCACTTGCACCCGGTCTTCCATAGGGTCTGTATAATAATTTTCCCATGAACCACAAAGGCGGCGAGCATTCCGAGTGGGTCATACAGACTCATCACTGTACTAAGCACTTGGCGTTTTGTTGGGCGAAGCATACCATTTAGTAGTCTAGTGTCCAGTTGCGGGAGATTTAAcgtaaaagtaaaaatgtcaagTTTAGGTAACCACCGAATACCCAACACCGAAAGAGCCTTTTCTGACGTCAGCAGACCGAAATCCTTCGAAAGAGGAGCATTAACTTCGCCGATTTCATTTAGAACGATCGTAGAGTTTGACACGAAGTTTCGTATCTCGAACCCTCCTTGAGAATGTACATATTTAACCTCTTCAACCAGCCGGATGATTTCTTCTTCAGTATTTCTGCTATCTAGGAAGTCGTCCACGTAGGTTCCATGAATAATAGCTTCAGTAGCCATTGGGAACAGGTGTTTAAATTCTTCGGCGTTGAGGTTTTTAATAAACTGAGCCGAGCATGGCGAGCAGGCTGACCCAAACGTTGCCACGTCCATTGTGTAGATGCAAGGTGGATCTGAGGGGTTGTCTCTCCAGAGGAAACGTTGTGCTGATCTATCTTCTTTTCGTATTTTGATTTGGTGAAACATCTCTTTCACGTCGCCACATATAGCGATTCTTCTGGCTCGAAACCTGTAAAGAACGGACGGTAGTGGTGTTAGGAGGTCCGGTCCCTTAAGTATCATCGAGTTGAATGAGACGTCTTTTACTTGGGCTGATGCATCCCAAATTAATCTTAGCTTTTCAGGTTTTTTGGGATTTGAAACACACCCTAGGGGCAAGTACCAAGTTTTGTTGGGGTTTGCCGACTCGATTTCTGAAGCCGTTGTTTTGTGGGCGTAGCCTTTCACCAAGTAATCTTCGATTTGTGCCTTCACTTTGCGTACAAGTTCAGGATTTTTATAGATCCTTTTCTCAAAACATTGAAGACGCTTGACCGCCATTGGAAAACCATCAGGGAAGGCAGCATTCGCGTTCTTCCACAACAACCCGGTTTCGAATCCTCCGGGGATACGTCGACTTgtagattctaaaatttcacgGGCTTGTTTATCCTCTCGGGACTCTAGTGTTGGTATATTTCCTACTACCCCCAAGTTATCTACCATGATGTAATCTTTCACCAAATCATGAAGAAAACGGTCTTCTTTGATAGAACAACTATGTAGTACATGATGGGATCTCTTTTCAATAGAATCAACAACACCTCCGTATAAGCACCACCCTAGCCGTGTTTTCGTTGCGATGGGGTGGCCCTGAAACCCTTCACGCACCTTGAGTGGAGTTGCTAAATGAACATTTTCGAGCCCAATCAAGATCTGTGGTCGGGCAAAGCTATAATCTTGAATAGGCAACCCCTTTAGATGTTGGTAGTTTGCGACCAGTTTTTTTGTATCAATCGATTGGACGGGAAGCTCCAAGGCATCGACGGTTCGTGCATTCTTCAGGACGTACTTCATGCCTTTCCCCTTCTCCGATATTCCCACTTGAACTGTCTGGGAATTGTCTTCAACACGGGTTACATTTCCAGTCCACTTCAGATGTAAAGGGTCTGGAAAGCCTTTCAACTCCAGTTTCTGCGCCAGACTTGTCTCTATCATCGTCACTTCCGAAGCTTCGTCGAACAGAGCAAAGGTATCAACTGATTTAGATTGGTTGTATATGGTAACTGGAAGAATGCGATAGATAACAGAACAGTTAACCCTGTGGTGGTTTTGTGGACTTGGAGGCGGGAGAGATGGTTGACTTTGTGGACTTTGAGGCGAGGGAAAGTGGAGTAAAGGGTGATGACGTATGCGGCATCCTTCGTATGTGCATTCCTTTGGACGGCGGCATGGCCACGGAGAATGAGCCTTTAAACAGCTTCTACACAAGCCATAGATGCGAACCATCTTCAAGCGTTCTGTAAAATGCGAGTTTTGCTATCTAAAGGAAATCTCCATTCCGATATTTTCCAACCGCCTAAATATTTACTAGGATGCTTTCTGCTCGCGCGGACCTGCATCGCCAATTCGATGAGCCTTTTGACTGATTCGACTGCCGAGGAGAGAGGAAGAGGAGGTCGAAGAATGAGACGGATATTGTATGTCGACTTACCGAGGGGTGCTCAAGAGTTAATGTCGCCTTGCGTGTTGTAATACATTATTCTTATAAATGAACCCCTTACATTCCCCTTCTTCtccataaaaaatgaaaaaaaaaatctacgtgtattgtcgctgaatcctaAACTGGGGTTTCCGCCAATATCAGCGCCGGCGACATTAACTGGCGACTATCGAAAAAGTTCCTAGTGCTGGAGCCAGTTCAACAGAAAGTGTTGCCTCTTGCTGTTTGCTGAGCTAATATTTTCCAACATCGCTAAATGATACGGTTCTCAAAAatcaacgcaaaaaaaaaaaaatcggacttaaactaaactaaactccATCGAAAATGGTGTATTAAAAAGGTACGAATCAATCTACTCCATAGACTTCTCAATGACAATTTAATTTTACTTGATACTTCAATTTTGTGGCCTCTGCCGGGTTATACATCCTTGAAACAGAAAGTGATGTCGAATTATACTGAACTTTATAACGCTGGGTTTTGTActttaaaatatgtaaacactatccaaaaaaaatgtgtattgtACTAGAGAAAGCTGTAATGCATCTCTTGATTAGTGAATATTCGATTAGCTTTAATTTGAGTTGActtccaggtttttttttaaataaaggttcAACAGCTCAAAGCATGCCTCTTCATTGTTAAAAATGTGTATGTGGATGATAATATTTACACCGTTTTCAAATGTGGTACCCGATAACATTATTTCTATCTAGACTAGACTGAATTAATTTTATCGTGTACGTTTGTAAATCAACAAACATATTTTGCACACAGTCGTCGTAAAGGATGGGAAATTTTTGTTAGCTGAAGCTGGATTCGTTCATCGGACACTCAACTACCCCTGAAAATGGACTCTCCCGTCAACGCCCGGTCTTCACAGCAAAGCTACTCCACGGAATCCCGACGAAATTATCATCCTGTGCTGCTGGGTGAAACAAAACGACTCGAAACAGGAATCAAAAAGAATCACCATAGCTCCAAAACCTCCAAAACAAAGCACCGAGACTCCATCAACAGCACCTAAGCCAAAAGCTACCTCGCTATGTCCCTTATAGCTCCCGCTCCACTTCTGGAAGAATCCCTTTCTCAATGAGTCTGTGAATGAACCCATTTAAGAGGCAATGGCATTAGTGAAAGGTAGATTCATTCTTGGACCTAAACCCTTAGGAACCACAGACGATTTTGAGCAAGGCGCCGCCCTTTACTATGCACGACAGTCGGCGTCTCCTGCTGGGACTGTGACCTTAAACTCAGCTTATCAAAGCGTGGAACCTTAACGCACTACATTCAGCAAATACTGTCCTGTTTCGACAATTTAACAAGCTTATTCAAACCACACGACTCGGCATAACACTCAACAGCTCCAAAGGTTTGAGCAGCGGTACCGTGAGAGACGGTTCAGAAAACGCTTTCCTTGGTCACAAATCctagtttcaataaaaaaacccgatttaatacacttgacagtggattgtagcctttctttcagcctgtaaattagatttgggtacatataaaacaaaatgaattatgaattatgataaatgaatttcatacgcaataaatccaaaatgaatttaggaattaaagattcaaagtttttattaggataaaagtatttttatataatcataattttcatataaataaccttatttgcaactcgttggagatttttgaatgactagattctggaataactcaatttactccttttggagttacagcatatgatatcttcaaaatggaaggggtataaaaattaagaatacaatttgaaaaaagatgcctgaccatgtatttcaaataattcaacctctcaagtagaggaatcaaatacatagataaaatcattggaacaaaatttcaattgctagagtaaaatacgataccaaaatgcagaaaatcggtagaataaattttgaaaattaaaagtattgaaaattttgaaagcgtagtatttttaattttgttattttgagatttttatcctgttttgttgatttggtctattttgttaattttgttaatttggtcattttttcaattttgtcaataatgtaaattttttcaattttcataattttgtcagcattcttagttgataaattttgtcaatttaaccaattttctagattttgtcaattttgtcgattttaacaattttcatgattttgtcaactttttcaaatttgaaaattttgtcaattttgtcaaatttgtcaatttggtcagttttgttaattttgtcaattttgtcagttttatcaaattagtcaatttagtcaatcttgtcaattttgtcaattttgtcaattttgtcaattttgtcaattttgtcagctttgtcaattaagtgtattttgtcgattttgtcattgtcaatttggccaattttctcaattttgtcaattttcttcgattttgtaaattttgtcaatttgtcaattttgtcaatttggtcaattggatcaattttgtaaatttcgccagtcaattttgtcaatcttttcaattttgtcaactttgtaaatatagtgaattttgtcaattttgtctttgtcaattttgtgaattttgacaatttggtcattttggtcaatttggtcaattttgtcaattttgtcgatttttgtcagttttatcaatcttgtcaattttgtcaattcagtgaattttgtcgattttgtcatcgtcaattttgtcaattctgccaattttctcggttttgtcaaatttataaatattatcaatttttatgattttttcagctaagttaattttgtcaaatcaatgaattaagccaagtttgtcaatttcgtcaatttggtcaatttggtcaatttaatcaat
It includes:
- the LOC129741806 gene encoding uncharacterized protein LOC129741806; its protein translation is MVECEKCLGWFHFDCVGVGDSIADRPWRCPDCEKGGKDTTEGVPKSVDGRSQISRVSNTSSTRAAKAALELQVLEEKRQLELRRIEEEKRQEEEEAALELKRREEERAFAKSQLDRNKARQETLRKLEEMYLEKKHKILSAQIDEAGSRRSGISSFPPTRTKEWVESLPSISGDENQEPVLKKNPPMNSTSLNKPPGRKPEFDISELHPVSSGQEVATPMPHQQDREDQTPPRRRTHTEAQLVARQYLPKDLPPFTGSPEEWPVFYSSYEIGNKECGFSNVENLLRLQRSLSGDALEAVRSSLLVPDMVPHLMETLRMLYGRPETLISSLLVKIRNTPAPREGKLETVISYGLAIQNYCSHLVAAGLEAHLSNQTLLQEFVEKLPSDIKYKWAEYIEAAPVVDLGLFGKFISGVIRKASAVTVYTAPGTNYKSSKAEENRSRGAGAKPKNCAHHSDYRSGEGPSEVTMTQRSGRVCSVCNEGNHWADKCDKFNNISVDERLIRQKIQLHGEYASIPGGIASSPAGTPAYPAEMPGYPTKMSANPAELPAFRRVRQLVRQKFTIYNQSKSVDTFALFDEASEVTMIETSLAQKLELKGFPDPLHLKWTGNVTRVEDNSQTVQVGISEKGKGMKYVLKNARTVDALELPVQSIDTKKLVANYQHLKGLPIQDYSFARPQILIGLENVHLATPLKVREGFQGHPIATKTRLGWCLYGGVVDSIEKRSHHVLHSCSIKEDRFLHDLVKDYIMVDNLGVVGNIPTLESREDKQAREILESTSRRIPGGFETGLLWKNANAAFPDGFPMAVKRLQCFEKRIYKNPELVRKVKAQIEDYLVKGYAHKTTASEIESANPNKTWFRARRIAICGDVKEMFHQIKIRKEDRSAQRFLWRDNPSDPPCIYTMDVATFGSACSPCSAQFIKNLNAEEFKHLFPMATEAIIHGTYVDDFLDSRNTEEEIIRLVEEVKYVHSQGGFEIRNFVSNSTIVLNEIGEVNAPLSKDFGLLTSEKALSVLGIRWLPKLDIFTFTLNLPQLDTRLLNGMLRPTKRQVLSTVMSLYDPLGMLAAFVVHGKIIIQTLWKTGCKWDEPIDDSTFANWKRWTNLFSRLGEVRISRPYFGQGSPETCQPIQMHTFVDASEEAYACVIYFRYFDRGFPRCTLVGAKSKVAPVKPLSIPRLELLAAVLGTRMANYIQENHQISISQRFYWTDSSTVLHWIHADARKYHSYIACRIGEILTSTNLNEWRWVSSRDNVADEATKWGHGPCFEESSRWFHAPEFLWELESTWPNQKWQAVNVQEELRSSCFHHQTSKEMLVDYTRFSKWERIHRTIAYVFRICTRKEDDQVSPLEYLKQEHLKKAELELIRIIQRETFQDEITVLQKCRNGKRAGAVPIASPLYKLSAYIDEEEIVRMDSRIGAAPNLPIEAKCPIILAKNHRLTFLLVDFYHRRYLHRNHETVFNELRQQFYVPGLRKLIRTVTARCQWCKVYHKNPTQPKMGPLPRARLVAFQRPFTFVGLDYFGPLFVKVKRSHAKRWIALFTCLTTRAVHMEVAHSLSTTSCKMCIRRFIARRGAPAEIYSDNGTNFRGAANELREQLQNINQRCAESFTNTNTKWVFNPPAAPHTGGVWERLVRSVKTALECFHDAPKVPDDETLETIILEAENIVNSRPLTYIPLDSTNQEALTPNHFLLGSSTGAKMPSQEPVSPLEGLRNSWNLARTISDSFWKRWLKEYLPTIARRTKWFEKTKPLEPGDLVFVADEKRRNSWIRGQIEEVYPGKDGEVRQAMVRTNHGRIRRAAGNLAVIDVVDDGKTELEAVTSSYAGGNVTATIPSGCPNN